The window CAAAGGAACAGATTGTGAAGCTTTCTTCATCACGGGCTTACTAGCTTCAGCCATTTTTCCGATGCTGAGGAGGGTGAGAGAGATCTCAGGGGGCTAACAAGGACTGAACTGGGTCCCCACACTATGATGAGACCTTGAACCTGACCCGTCCTGACCCTGGGGTGAGAGCCTCCACTGCCCCTGGGAGAACACCCCTAGGAGCGCTTCCACGGGAACCcaacactgctgctactgcctCTGGAGTCACTGTGGCCCTTGAATCAACCTTGAgtagctttcagtttttcagaatAAGTTGATTGGTGAAACAGGTCGATGCAGGTTCACCTGGTTCCGAGAGCTCTTCTGTGACGCACTCCTGAGATGCAAGACAGCCTGGAACTTGCTGGAAATAGTAGTCTTCTCAAACTTCTATAACAGGTCTGACTCCAGAgatctgctttttgttttgtaaataaatccgCGGGTAATTTTGTTGCACCTCCAGATTTGGAAACCTGGGTTCTAACAAGCCATGGGTCTGTGGTCCAAGTCGGCGGAGGACGCTGTGGGGACATGAAGGGAAGAATCAGAGAAGGCTTCATGGTGGAGGTGATCCTTGTGTTGATTCCTGACAGCTGAGTGTGTATTATCTAAGTGGATTGTGTGAGTGGGGCAGGAGCTCTACAGAATGAAGGAACATCATGGGTAAATCTCTGGAGGTATGAGACAGCAGCTTTCAGGAACAAAGAGCCAATGTGGATGGAGGTGGGTGGAAAGCTGGGCTCCAGCCTCTGCTGTTATGGCTTGTCTTGAGCCTCTGGGAGCTCCACGGGGCCTCGCAGAACCAAGCTGAGACCCCAGCCGGGCTGTACTGGCTCTCCCTGGCCTGAGTGAGTCGCGGGTCTCACTGGGCTCTGAGGCCAGAGCCACAGACTGGGCAGGAAAGTtacactttttatctttttgaaccTGAGCTGTCAACCCCTCGTTGTGGTCGGCACAGTGAAAGCGCAGCAGTTCATGGCCAGCCTCCTGGTTCTCCAACAAGACGACCCAGCTGGCCACCCTCAGGAATCTCACAGTGAGGCCCCGATGGCTTACGGGAAGCTATGGTTTTGGATGATCTCCTGGGGGCCCCCAGAGTCTCAGTTATTCAGGGGAAATCAGACTCCAAGAGTCAGATCCTCCCTCACCCAGCCATGCCCACCCAGAGCATAGTTATGGATGTTAAATGGTTTAATAGGTGGGTTAGCATCACGCCTGGTGCACAGTAAGTGTTCAATAGATGTCAGCTATCACGATTCTCGCGACTCACTCACTCGCTCTGCTTTTAGTCATTCATTTGCCCACtgttcattcatgcattcaccCCCAACTCATTCACTAATTCAGCACAAATTCACTGCACATCTCGTCTGTGTCTGTGCTGCGCCCGCCTGAGCCCCAAACCCCTCTTGTGATGGGTGCTCCAGAAATTCAACAGGGGTCAACATAGGATGGGAATTCAAACACTTTCCCTTTCGCCTGTGAGCATGGATACCTTTAAGACAGTAGCGCCCCTCACGTGAACAAGTGACAGCAGACACCCCCTTGGGGACCCCTTGCAGCCTTTCGGCCACATTTGAGCAGCTCTCTCTCAAATAGCCAAGTGGTGCCGAGCGTCTCAACCTTGGCACCAAGCTGTACTGATGCCTGAATCCGGAGGCCACAGATGGCTGTGACAGGTGCAAAGTGGGAGATGAAGGGAATCGCTTTTTAGGGAATTGGCAGTGAGGATTCAGAGCCGCACATAGCTGttgatttagttatttatttgtgTGCCTCCTGCCTCTTCCCGGACTTGGAAAACACCAACGACAGTaccagaggagaagggagagaactcagggcaggagggcagggtgggcttcctggaggaggcagcgtTCATCGGTGGCAAGAGGGGCCGGAGCATGGATGCAGCACAGCGGGTTCTTGCGGGGAAGCTGAGGGAGATGGGGCGGCCCCCGGGGGACCAGAGCAGACCTGCCCACCCTAGTCAGGGAAGAGCAGGAAGCCGGAGAAGACACTGTCAGAGCCTTGCGTGCCCACCATGCCGTTGTAGTCGTTGACCGCCAGCCACACCTGCTGGCCTTCCTGCAGCCGCAGCAGCACGCCGCCCGAGCTGACCTGCTTGGCGCTGGTCATGTGGTCGCAGAAGGTGGCCACCTTGAAGCCGCTGCGGTACAGCAGCACGCACAGGTTGGACGTGTGCGACGTGTGGAAGACAAAGTAGTAGAGGCCTGGGACTTTGCAGGTGAATTTGCCAGAGTCCTTGTCGTAATGCCCCTGCGGGTTGGTGATGACTTCGTTGAACTTGACCAGGCTGTTGGCCTCCGGGAACTGGACAGTCTGCCGTGTGACTGAGAACACTGACTGGTGTTTCTGCTTGTACCTGCCCTCCACACCTGGCTCCCCGGGGGGGCCCATGGTGCCGGGAGCCCCCGGAATCCCCGGGGTCCCCATGGGACCGTTTTTCCCAGGATAGCCAGGTGTGCCGGGGTCTCCCTTCTGGCCCTTGGGTCCTCGGGTCCCAGGGGTAGCTGGGATTCCTGGGGAGAGAGCAGGTGGGAAGGCAGTGATGGGGCAGGGGATGGGAAGAGGGACCCGATGGTCCTCCAGGGGCCACCCACCAGGGTTTCGTCCCTGGACTCTCCTTCCCCCAGATGGCTGCCTATCCACCTGGGAGCACTGTGCAGGGAGTAGGAGGGGAGGGAGACTTTGGTTCAAATCCTGCCTTCCCTTGGTCTTGCCCTCTGACCTTGGCTAAGGCTGGGCCCTAACTCTCAGCCTAGTTTCCCACAATTGTGATGGAGAGGGTACGACCAGGCGGCTCAGGAGGTGTCAGAGCCGGGCTGGATCTCAGAGAGCTTGCCAGAGGCCATGACTGTTAGCCCATGGACACCACGTAGCCTCAGATACCTCCTCACCTAAAAGTCTACGTTCCTACTTTTTCTTGACAAAAAAATCAGAAGATGGGTCAGAGGCAGATTTTCTGGAAAGCTCCTAAAACTTGAACTTTAGGCCCTATTAACTTGCACTGACCCTGTCAAGGTCCTTTGGGTAATTTTATATaagtttttcaactttttatgttgaaataattacaaatgcacaggaagttgcaaaaaaaaaaaaaaggataaggaAGTCTTGTGTATTCTTTACCCAGTTTTCCCCAATTTTGCAGAACTAAAGTATGAAATCAAAATCAAGAAATTGACCACAGCTCCTCTTTTACACGCACGGTTTGTGTGTGCAGTTCTAACACAGTTTTGTAGTGTATGGAGGTTTGTGTAACCttccccccatccctggcatcAAATGTATCCCTAATTTTGTACTATTTTTCTTAGAGGGTCCTCGGTATTTTATAAGATTCAGAGCTCCACAAAACTGCTTTCTATGTCTGAGCTGGAACTACTCAGGCCAGCTTAGCACATGGGGTCCACCAGATGGAGCCTTCCAGGCTGCCTCTCTCCAGCCCCTCCACCCCCTCTCGGCCCAATTCAGCCCCTCTGACAGCTGGCCCAACTCAATTTCCTTCAAGTtatggatggggaaactgaggccagagaccTGCCCAGGGCCATGCCACCCGTAGGAGGTGGCGTCAGGATTCAAAAAATCAAGTCTGGCTGAGTCCCAGTCCGAGTGTCTGATGCTTGTTGCCGCCCTGGTTATCAGAGCTTCTGTGAGCTTCTTCTCCCCTTGTTCAAACCATACTCATCTTTCAGGGCCTGACTCCAGTCTCCTCTCCCAAGAAGCCCTCTCTGACCACCCCTGCTGGCCCTCGTGGCTGTTTCCCCCTCTGACTGCCTTTACAGTGGGTGTTGGTGGAGACCCACTGTAACAGAATTCCCTGCAACTGGTGAGCCGTGTAGATCCCAGGTTAGGAGAAGAGAATCAGAACCCAGCAGACCTGGGCTTCAGGCTGTGTGATACCGGGCAGGTGACCTCCCCTCCCAGAGCCTCTGTTATCCCAGGTGAGATAAAGGCATAATCCCCCCGGAGTGGCTAGCAGAGTGGGGTGGGAGCATGCATGGCACATGCATAGGTAGTGCTCAGTAATGTCAGGTCTCTGGGGTGGCCGTCAGCGATGCTGAGCAAGGCTGTGCCTCCTTCTCCAGGCAGTTGGGGCAGACACACCCGTTGGGAGGGAGGCTTGAGAGACAGTGGACGGTGGTGGTGGAGGGTGTGGCTCGGGAATCCAACAGGACCCCAGTGTGTGACTTCGGGCCAGTGGCTCAATCTCCCAGAACCTCAGCTTCGACATTTGTAAAAAGGGGTAAATCACATCTTCAAAGGATTttggcctcagctttctcatttgtaaaatagagttaGTTTTTTCTGTCCCGAAAGATGAATCTATGGAGAGCACTTGGAACCTATGTCTGGCACAAATTAGGAGCTTGGTGCCCATCCACCACCCTGGGCAGTGAGATAGCCAGAGGCAGTGGTGAAGTTCAGGGTCCTGGAAAAATGGCAGATCTGGGGGCTTCCTTTGACTCAGGCTGAGTTGGAGGATTCCTTCTGGAATGTTGGTATAATTCCACTCTCTTTCCAG of the Bubalus kerabau isolate K-KA32 ecotype Philippines breed swamp buffalo chromosome 3, PCC_UOA_SB_1v2, whole genome shotgun sequence genome contains:
- the C1QC gene encoding complement C1q subcomponent subunit C, giving the protein MGSGAWPLLVLNLLLLLLARPLRGQMGTYCYGIPGMPGLPGAPGKDGYDGLPGPKGEPGIPATPGTRGPKGQKGDPGTPGYPGKNGPMGTPGIPGAPGTMGPPGEPGVEGRYKQKHQSVFSVTRQTVQFPEANSLVKFNEVITNPQGHYDKDSGKFTCKVPGLYYFVFHTSHTSNLCVLLYRSGFKVATFCDHMTSAKQVSSGGVLLRLQEGQQVWLAVNDYNGMVGTQGSDSVFSGFLLFPD